The Lolium perenne isolate Kyuss_39 chromosome 6, Kyuss_2.0, whole genome shotgun sequence genome segment aaataggctcaaatccggaccaaaacgaggaaccgggggcctgactgggccgtttttcgccgtccggatgaaaaaaagtggctGTGGGGGGCTCTGTggagagacgagtggagatgctctaacctgatgacgtttcttcttcttctaaatGTGCGCAGTTCTGCTCCATCTTGGCGACTACCAATAACCAATCCCTAGTCCCTACACCTTTCTTATTCTAAAAAAAAAACATTCTTATTCAAAGCCCATCGAAAGCCGGTCTTGAACTTTTGAAAGCAGCCCATCAAAGCCCAACGACCTCGCAGCAAAGCTCATCCTGTCTGAAAAAAAAAGCAAAGCGCAACCTCGTCGCCGATGAGCATCACCGCGCCGGAGCTGCCCCCCTCGTCGGCTCGTCCCCTACTGTACGCCGCCTTACCGCCCCGCCGCTCCCCGTCCCGTCCTCGTCGGCCTCCATCTCCGCAGTCTCATCGAAGGCTAAGCCCGGCCGACTGCCGTCGCCCAAGAGGAAATACTCGCCTCTACTctcagagcatgtctaacaggccccgtattttttcgccccgtaaaacaagagaatattctgttttacggggtggggatacgggttctgctagctcgtccgagttttcggcccctcaaaacagggttttagacagcaatttgcacaacaatttcacatcaaacatagcacatccaaaatatatgatgcataattcatagttttAACATCACAACGCGATCATAGGCAATGTTCAAGCCACGGAAGTTTCCAAATGTGATCAACCATCAAGGGATCCATCGCCACCGGAgccaccgctcgccggagactcaccttgatcacgagcttgacgcgcagccatcttcctcgcaatgatgtccgccttggtctccttccaccacgccagctgatcctcgtccatgccgtccgtgcgcatcatcatgatttccctctcctcggccaagagctccttcatggccttggcttctttggctttgatcatcttcatgtcaagctccttccttgcttgcaccttggcaagcttcacctcactcttcttgtcggtgatgaggagcttggtctccaacgtcttcatcgtcaatgcctccttggacttcatgagttgatccaacttctcccggaagctagctgcttcaagttctaccttgaccctctccttggccttcttgttgcccTCGGGCTTGCCGGTGTTTCTCCCCCTCATGTCCTCCGCTTCATCATCCATGGTGATAAGTGCCTCCTTCTTGCACTTTGGCTCGTTGTCCCGCAACTTCCATTTAGGAAGATGTTGAAGGATGGAAAAGCAATGTTCAAATTGAAATTCCTTGTTCTTTGAGCCGGCCATGTCCTtgtaccgttgttgagcatacttgGGCTGCACAACAATAGTATGAGGAGATGTTTCCACATCATCAACACAATATGGATAGCTTGTGATGTTTGCACATCATGAACACAAGGAAAACTTACATAGTCCTCCGGTATGCATCCACTAGGAGGGTTGTCGGCCACTTGATCCATGGCAGCACTCCAACGAGAACAAGCCGGCTTGATGATGTTCCATCGGCCTTCAAGGGAGCGGTAGGATCTGTCCGCCATGCTCTTCGTGCGAGGCTTCACCGGTGGTACTGATCCTCAATGCGCTGCCAATAGCGCTTGCCGCCTTGGTCCACTCCGGTGCACGCATCCATCCCCACCTTGCTCCAAGCACGGACCAAGATGACGTCCTCGATCTCGCTGTAGTTCGCCGTGCGTGGCTTCGGCGTCGACGAAGAACCGGCGGCagccggatcaacctcaaccacctcctcgtcaccctcatcctcctcctcatcatcaaagTCTTCAACATTGCACTCCCCATCGAATGCACCGATACCGGCGTCCAAATTCACCGCGGAATCGTTGAGCATGTCCAAGTACGATGTTGTGGACTCACTTTCCAATCACCTTGTCTACGTCGATGGtggttggcggcggcgcgggcggcgcgggcAGCGCAACGGCCGGAACGGACGGAGGAGGGGTCGTGACCTTGGAGGGCGGCGGAGGCGCGAGGCCGATGCGGCTGATTGCCTTTGTCCGCACCTTGGCCGGCGCCACGCCCCTCGGCCCGGCGGCCTTGGTCTTCACCCGGCCCGTcttcttggcagccggcggcgCTTCGCCCGGTGAATCGGCGGCCGCCGCCGGTGCTTCGAAGAATTGCTTcgggatcctcttcctcttcgacgggatggtggaggcgatcatggccgaCACGACGCCGGCGGCCGGCGGACCTCCGACGGGGACATCAACCACCGCGCCCGAAGGAGGTGTACCGCCGGCGGTAGGCGGCTCTTGCGGACGGTCCATGGCGGCCGGATCCGGCCGGGAAGGGCGCGGGGGAGgagatcgggcggcggcggcggcagttggCTTCAGCGAAATGCTTCCCGCGCAGTGGAGTGGGTGATAGTGGTTTCGCCcactatccccgctcccaccccgcacaagtagggggcgaggacccgccccgtactcgaaaacagcaaaaaacgattcgggggccgtttttacggggcgtgctagacggccgggtagagccgaaaccctcaaatcggcggttattatacgggtttgccccttttacggggtctgttagacctgctctcACCCCGCCGTAGCGCTATGCGGCGGCAGAGAATCACGGGGAGGAGGTCACCGTGGAAGCCTCCGTGCCTTCCGAGGTGAAGTAATTTCTCGCCTATGGTTGCATTTTCCTAGCAAGAGCCTGTTCAGATTTTCTCTGGTTGATTTATGTGCACTGGTCCAGAAGCATTACATTGTTACACTAAAGATTGCGACAATTTGCAAACTCAGTACTATCCTAATACTCCAAAAGAAGATCAAAAAATAATAATAATCGGGAGAACCTTCTGTAGTGTTAAGTGTTGGATAACTGAACATAGTGCATTTGAACATAGTGTTCACCTTTTCTAGTGTGGTTCCTGTGTACTGACATTTTCTTTTGAATATCTTGCTTGTATTGACACTGTTCTCTATTTTAGTTTTTCGTGCTCTTCCACTTTACCTCAAACAAGTCTGTCTACCATTGGAGATAGTAATGTGAATAAACAAATTTTCCTGCAACTGTATCTGAAAAGGATTTGGCTCCCAAGTGTTCCAAGCTCAATGGCTGAGAGTCGGGGCTCACAGAACCTTGGACTGAGATATCTAGTGCACAGGCAGGTAAGGGGATTGCTACACATGAGTTACTATCTTGCGCATCTGCTGGGCTGTTATTCTATAGTTCTCATGTGTGTTGGGAAGTTAAAAGAATTCTGCTGTTTCTTGTATTCTTCCAGAGAGAGAGACCAGCATGGGTCAAGAAATGCAAAGATCAATTTCCCAGTTTCAGGAAACAAGGACGTAGCTAGCAGTGTAGTCTATCTCTTCTGATAAGAAGTCACTCAATACCAATCAAGTGAACGTGGCTTCCCCATTTGTATCTCCCTCTAGCTCAGCACCAATAACCAACATGATACCTGGAATGCCATTCAGCATTTCTACTGTAATAGTGGTTGTCTGAATGCAATAGGAAGCAAGGGGTCTAGTGAATTAATTTCTTCCTGGTAACCAAACAACAGCAGTTTTGTAAACAGCCCACTTGGTAAGATGGCTTGCATTCAGCCAAACCACCAGGAGAATTTGGGGGAGCTCAGAACACTACAAAGGTGGTGGCACCCTTACTCTTAAATCGTCATTATTCAGCTCTGATGGATCAGTTCCAGTTAAGACTGCAGAAAGGAATGAGGCTACTGATTTTGGAAGCTACTCGGCACAAACGAGCTGCACTACTGTGAGAAAAGTTGTTGGTTCCTCAGCTGGGTTAAGTTCTGCGCCATCATTGCCGATTTCTCCAAATAAACCAGTTGGATACTCATCTGCTGGGTTTGGTGCAGGAAACCCCATAGTACTTCTTACCTCCCGTGGATCACCTCCGCCGCAGAAAACCATTGGAAAAACACATAATAACTGGACTCATACGTCAGCGGATTCAAGAAATTTCAAGTTACGACAGTGTTTGATACCGAGCAAAATCTATCAAAAAAATCGACAGTGTATGATCAACAAAGATGTTTTAGTAAGTTTCTCATTGTTATGCCTTGCTGTGGCCTGATTTTAATGTTTGTTATCTTATCTGACCCATCGTGTTGTTGTATATCTTTCATAAGTATCCTGCGATTGAGTTTTCTAAATTTGTTCACCTTGTCCAACCTATTATAACTCATAATTATCCTATTGGTTGAGTTTTTACATATGTGTACCATGTCCAACCTCTCCAGCATATTTTATCCCCTTAAAATTAAATTAGACTATTTATCTCTCGAAACACACGCCTAGACGTGTGTCTTTGTATATTAGAAGAAGACCGTCAAGATGATGGGAAAGTTACAGCGTTGGTAGCAAGACTACAGCAGAaggcaaaacaaaaaaaaacaaaaaacaaagaaaacaaGAGAAGAACACAAGAGAGAACAAAACAAAATATATACAAGGCTAACATTCTGTTAGCCTGCATTGTTTGCTCAGGTAGCATCCGGAGGCCGAGCATGGAGAGGTAGACGACTAAGCTCATTGGCCCCAGCCAACAGCCACAACCCGGCTTCATCAAGAATGGAGAGCGAACTTGTTTAATTTTTTTCCTGCCCTTCGATTGTTTCCTGCTAGGACCATATTCTGCTCGTAACTGTTGATAACTGTAGTATACATGTTATCCTCCAACGTATTGAATAACTAAAATATTGGAATTTGGATCTGCTTCGCAGTTTGCTACCACATTGAGCAACTAGCTTCCAACACATGTGTGCTGCATTTTCTCTGTTTTGACCCCATTACGTTCTATTCTTTCCATTAAGCAGATAAATGATTTGCGCCTCACGCACACCTTCGTCCGTTTCTCTTGTTATATTTGtgcctcacacacacacacaccttcCTCCCTTTCTTTTGTGCCTCACACACACACCTTCCTCCCTTTCTCTTGTATAGAAGTTTATGCCAAGACATGAAGCTATATTTATTCTTCTCAAATCTCAATGCAGTACAAGCTTGCAATAGAAATATTTCAGATGGGCCCTGGTAGGCTGGCAGTTGAAGATGTGATCTTGTTCTTCCCAATGCCCTACTCTCCCTCCTTTATTGATCTTCTCTCAGGTGGGATAGCGACCATGGTGACTCGGTGGATTGGTTGAGCACAATCAGAAACGACTGTGTGAGTTCCCGCTTCTCTCTTTTCTTTACGTTCACTCTTTAATTTCCCTCCAGTTTGTGTCCTCCATTGAAGATGTTGTATGTATCGTTTGATTTATATCTTGACATAAACTTCTATACATTTAATTGCATGTCAAAGCTTGAGGTTCTATGAATTGAGCAGTTCTCTTGTCAATGTTCACTGTCCCCTTGCTATTATCTACAGTCATGTTATATTATCTGTGCACACTTTAAACCATTTTCTGCACAATACAGCAATATCAATCTGTGATTTAGTCCACCACAAAGCAATGCATAGTAATCAACTGAAGAAGACTGATATATTGACAAGTCAATTATTccaccacaaagcattgtgtgcTACATTAGTACTCTCACAATTATCTaactgtttctcaaaaaaaaaaaacaattatcTAACTGAGTCATTCACAAGTGTTCATGCATTACAAGCAACCTTCATCTGACTTGAATATTTCCATTCACAAATAGGTTTTTGCATGATGTACCATTACAATATCACGCATCATGATTCTAGACATGAAAATGCACCGCCTTTGTTAtgcattttcatgttttgaagaTTTAACGAGAAAGCAGATGGGGCAGGTATAGTTCTGCATTTCTTATTTGCACACCAGCTATGCATGAAAAATAGTTTTTACCATTCTTCCTCATAATGGGGAAATTTCTGTCCCACAATAATGATATGATAGCTTTTTGGAAGGTGAATATTCCAGTGCCAAAAGTATGGGCAATTTTACATTTCTGGATGGTTTCTTTACTGCAATATTGCTCCATTTTATCTCAGTTTTCATCATGAAACACTGTCATAATTGATTCGAGAAAAAGCCCATAGTTTTGCCGATTTATTTGTTTGTTGTGTTCTAACCACACTTGTCTATTGTTTCACCTTTTATCTACAGTTTTATTCCAGTTTCATCTATATATGTGAGCTTCTTATCTGATTTCCAGTATTTATTTGACAGCCAGACACTATTGTCTAGTGTGTACAATGCGTTGAATTTGCAACTAACAGCAGTGGAGCAACTATCTGAATACCTTTCAAAACAGATATCTGAACTAAATGTAAGTTCTCCTTCTAAGAAGCGAGGGGCAGTGACCAAAGAGTTGTTTGAGCCCATACGACAGATGCAATCAAATTTTCAGACGGTAATCTTTCCAGGTTAAATCAGAGATTTCCATCCGTGGCAGAATACACGAAGGGCATGCTGGGACCTTCCAAGAGTGCTGAACCCTGAGACTGCACGAAGAAGGAGAGAGTCACTGGATAGGGTAAATTATTGAATCCTGACCAAACTTTGCATTTATATATAGTATGCATGTCGATTTGCAAAGCAGATGTTGATCTTTATTTCCCAATTCCCATTTTTTTTCACTTGTCATATGTTTGCTATGTGTCCTCTTTTTTGTGTTCTATGTGGTTGACTGAAAGCAGATCTaacatttttttttccttttaatAGAGTTTGGCTAGTTTGAGCCTCAGAAAACTACTGTAAAGAGAATAGCGTGGCAACAACCCTCGAGATCAGTACTGATCTTCCGTTCAGGTCAAACAAGAAAATGTTCGATTCTCAAAATGGCAGTTGTCTCCCAGGAAACTGTTAGTGGTAGCCCCAGTTCATCTTTAGTAGAATCATAAACTAGCAGGCTCATTCTCCAACTGGTAAGTTATTAGCCATAGGCTTCAATCGAtaattttttttttagaaacGATACTTTGGTGTTTCAAGGAGATCGCGGTTTATGACTTTCTGCTTGTCTTTTACAGGGATGAACAAAACCGTCAGGACCTCAGCACAACTCTTTGGTCAAATGGGTAAAGGAACTGACTGGGCCACCATCTCAAGGCTTGGAGCGAAAGCATCTTGAGTTACCGGGGTGAGTGAAAAAGTGGTGATCAGTCTTCAAAGTTGGTGCCATCTTGACCTTCACCGGCATCATTCAGAAGGATACGAGGCAATATGATCAGCTCATAAAGCCATGCCTAAGTCAAATACTCTGACCTTCAAAACCTATACAACTCCAACTTGATATTTCACCAAGAGGGGGGGAGGATCCCCACCTGAATTATATTGAGAAAAAGGGGCAGACCCAGATGGTTTACAGCAAGGAGATAGAGAGGAGGGTTTTACACTAGATGAGATTTTTACAAGACAGAAAATGGGGCAGCTGAGCATCAGCTGGCATGAAGACGCCCACATGGGACAGAGCGCCAGAGGAGGGCAGCAGCAGGGCAGTGGAACAGCATATGGCTGCCAGCCTCTTGGATGGAGTTGATGTTCTTGCGTAGAAGGTGATCCCTGGTGTGCACGCGAGATTGGACCAAGAGCCACACGCAGGGTGGCCAGCTCCCGCGCACCAGTGGCCGTGAGACAGGGACCGGTAGAGAGCACCGTTGCCGATCAAGGCCAGTGCCTCGCAGCCCATGGCGTCGGTTTGAGTGTGAAGCCGGTGAAGTAGCTTGACTAGTAGGCAGGCATTGTGGACAGCGTGATAGATTCCCTGgccaggatgatcgccaccgctGACAGGCTCAGCATCCTGTCTCCCTCTACACCGATGATGTCATGCTGTTTGCGAACCCTGACGAGACTGAGCTTGCCACCATCCAATCCTTGCATGCAAACTTCAGCAACTGCAGCGTCACCCCAATCCACTGCAATGACAACGATATCAAGGCCCTGGCTGCAGCCTGCACCCCTTGGCTGCCCCATTGTGCACTTCCCCTGCCATTACCTCGGAATGCCGTTATCAGACAATCGACTGCAGAAAAATGACCTAGAGTCGGCTCTGGAGAAGCTGCAGAGCAAGGTGAGAGGATGGATTCAGGGTTTCTTCTGCATCGATACAAGATTGGTCCTGGTTAAGCACGTGCTCGAGGCCATGCCGGTTTTCAAGATGTCAGCAATCGCAGTGCCGATCTGGCTGTCAAAGGCCATGGACAAAACTGGCAGACTCTTCCTCTGGGCAGAAGGTGACGTGGCACCGTGAAGAAAATGTCTTGTGAAGTGGATAACTGTGTGCCGGCCCAAGCTCTACGGCATGCTGGACATGCAGGCCACCAGCGAAGCGCTGCGTGTGTGCTGGCTCTGGCAGCCCTAGACTGAGCCTGGCAAGCCCTGGCATGGCTTCCCCATCCCCATCGACAACAAGGTCAAGGACCTGTTCGCGGCATCGGTCAGTTTCCACCTGGGGGATGGCCATCAGCTCATGTTCTGGACTGACGGTTGCCTGAGCATATTGGTGCCAACCCTGTTCCAAGCATGCACCTGGAAGAGGCTTACCGTCGCCCAGGCCCTTGATGATCACGGATGGACAATGCACCTGAAGAGGGAACTTTCGCCTCTGGCGCCTGGCCGAGTGGGTGTTGGTGTTAGATAAGCTGCAGGGAGTGGCCTTGCACCCGGATATAGCAGATTCAGTAACTTGGAGGTGGACAGCTGACGGGAACTTCACCCCAGCCACCGCCTATGCTGCTCAGTTTGCCGGTGCCGCCCACACCAACAACATCGACTACATTTGGCTCATTGATGCGCCTACGCTGCAGGATCTTCGCATGGCTTGCGGTTCAGGGCCATTGCCTGACTGCCGACGCTCTGGCCAATGACTGGTGTGTTCTCTGCGGGGCGTTGCTGTCGCCTGAAACTGCGCAGCACCGGCTCAGCGTTTTCCCTATGACATCTCAGGTCTGGGCGCCCACTTTTCATCTAACTCATGTGCCTCCATGCTTCATGCCGACCCAGAGCCAGCAGCTCATCGAATGGTTGTCAACCACGTCGTTCATGATCCCAAGAACCAAGAAGCCAGGCTGGAACTCTCTCTCTACCAGCAGAATGTGGAAAGAAAGGAATAAACGTATCTTGATGCACAGGCTGGAGCAGGGCAGCAGTTGGATTTGGTCAGTCTGCACAAACTGGAGCTGGTCAGCAGGCCAGGTTTTGGGCAGCTAGCACAAACTCGGTCAGGGTTTGGGTCAACCAAAGCTTCACCTCATGCATTTTCACCAGCATCACAATCGTTTTCATTCTCTTTAGCTGCATCGCCCTTATCAACCATGTATGTATCAGCTGCAAAGTGACTAACGTGATAAGGTCAATCTGGAAGGTGGTTTTGGAGCTTTTGTCAGTAATAGCAGTCAAGGGGATACTGATTCTTTTTCACACTGATGTTGTTTTGTACATATAACACGTCTGAAGAGAAAGAGCTGCCTTGTGTTTTTGCCCAATGGCTCGGTGTACTGCGGCCCTTGGTTGCAACTTTTGTGAAAACCTCCTGAAACTATTGTGCCTTCAACAGATTTTCCCTATGGCACTCAAGGTGTTCGCTGGAATGCTTTCGCTTTGAGAGCCTCAGCTCCACCGGCGACTTGCAGCTGGTCAACGGCGCAGATCCGGTGATCTTGTCCTAGAAGACCTGTGACCGTGTTCTCGCTCCAGTAGAGCGGCAACACCATGAGCTCCGTCATTGCCTTCCTTGTCCGCGCGCTCCTTCAACCGGAGGTGATCGCCGAGATCGTCGTTGGTATCCTCCTTGCTCGGCCGCAACAAGGCGCCTCTGCATTCAACGACATGGCCGCGTGGGTGCTGCTGTCCCTCGCCGTCGCCATCTCCGGCAGCGGCGGTCACCTCCCGCTGGGCGCCCCTCTCTGGCGCGGCATGCGTCTACGTATACGTCTGGGCGCTCGCCGTGAAGCCGCTCATGGCCAGCCGCCACCGCCGTCCACGGTCGCTACCAACATGATTGGCATCCACGCCGTATTTGGTGCATTCGTGTTCAGGCTCACTGTCTGTCTTCAAGGAAGGACGATCAGTTCGCCGGGCGCGTCCATCCGACCTGGTGCCGCCCTACGTGGCGTCGAGACACGGATGTTGGGATGTGGCCACCATCCGCCACAAGCAGAAAACATTGCGACCTGCCACAACTCACAACAGATGAGTCAGAACAGATGAGTTCAGGATCTCGCCTGCCAGGCGCGTCAATGATCGCCTTCGCCGCGACAGCGTCCGCCCTGCCCTGCTCGCTGCTACCACGCCCTCAGCCGACAGCGTCCGTACTGGCGTTCATGGACACCACGACTCCATCAAATGCTCGCCCAGCATGCCCATGGCCGAGTACGGCTTCGCCGCCAACGGCATACCCACGATTCCAAGAACCCGTGGCCGGCGCCGGCCTGCGCAACCAAGACGTACGTCTCTCTGCCCGACAACATCGTCGGCTGCTTCGCGATAGGGCACGTTCTGCTCACCATGTGTCGGCGTCGTGCTCGTCCGGGCGCCGTGTGGGTGGCCGCTAAGCTCCCCGGCGTCCAGGCTCGCCACCAACAATGATTGGCATCTTCGGCGCCACCGTGTTCAGGCTCGCTGTCTGCCTTCAAGGAAGAACGACACGGGTGTGGCCACCATCCGCGGAGAAGGCGCGCTCGTGCAGTCGTGCTTGGCATGCTCACGGACACCGCCTTCGCTGCTACCACGCCCTCGTGCGGCATGTCCGTCCTGGCGTGTTCCAGGACACGacgactcaaccaaacgctcgccAGCCCTGCCAGCCCGCTTACAGCCTCACGGCGACCGGCATGCCCGCGGCCGAGCTAGTACGGCTTCGCCGCGACCGGCATG includes the following:
- the LOC127305550 gene encoding uncharacterized protein, which translates into the protein MADRSYRSLEGRWNIIKPACSRWSAAMDQVADNPPSGCIPEDYPKYAQQRYKDMAGSKNKEFQFEHCFSILQHLPKWKLRDNEPKCKKEALITMDDEAEDMRGRNTGKPEGNKKAKERVKVELEAASFREKLDQLMKSKEALTMKTLETKLLITDKKSEVKLAKVQARKELDMKMIKAKEAKAMKELLAEEREIMMMRTDGMDEDQLAWWKETKADIIARKMAARQARDQGESPASGGSGGDGSLDG